The proteins below are encoded in one region of Zerene cesonia ecotype Mississippi chromosome 26, Zerene_cesonia_1.1, whole genome shotgun sequence:
- the LOC119836885 gene encoding NADH dehydrogenase [ubiquinone] 1 beta subcomplex subunit 3 yields the protein MGGDSHGHGPPYTIPHYSQFQIKGIPELEEVQKELAKRGLKDPWLRNEAWRYHPGFGTRWFKARKFFFRGLPIGIGLTVATVAYDKLIGGDQHGHGHAEH from the exons ATGGGCGGCGACAGCCATGGCCACGGACCACCGTACACCATCCCTCATTATTCACAGTTCCAGATAAAGGGTATTCCTGAGCTTGAGGAAGTGCAAAAAGAACTCGCTAAAAGAGGCTTAAAGGATCCTTGGCTGag aAATGAAGCCTGGAGATATCACCCTGGCTTTGGGACTCGCTGGTTTAAGGCTCGCAAATTTTTCTTCCGAGGCCTGCCCATTGGTATCGGGCTCACCGTTGCCACTGTCGCCTATGACAAGCTCATTGGTGGAGACCAGCATGGTCATGGCCATGCTGAACATTAG
- the LOC119836884 gene encoding mRNA export factor has product MFGGNNPNKDLEVASPPDDTVSALEFSPPSVPQTFLAAGSWDCQVRCWEVEQSGKTVPKAAQSMTGPILDIAWHDDGSKIFMASTDKSVKCWDLASNAAVQVAAHDAPVKTCHWIKAPSYTCLMTASWDKTLKFWDTRSSVPIMTINLSERCYCADVDYPMAAVGLADRGICLYSLEGKPAEVKRVESPLKYQHRCLAIFRDKKSKAPAGFALGSVEGRVAIQYVNPANPKDNFTFKCHRSAGTTGGYQDIYAVNDIAFHPVHGTLATVGSDGSFSFWDKDARTKLKSFEMLEQPLTKCAFNHTGQIFAYAMGYDWSKGHEHYNPAKKNFIYLRPCFEDLKPRST; this is encoded by the exons atGTTTGGAGGAAATAACCCTAACAAGGATCTGGAGGTCGCTTCGCCACCGGATGATACAGTGTCTGCATTAGAGTTCTCGCCTCCTTCTGTGCCACAAACATTCCTAGCCGCCGGCAGTTGGGACTGCCAG GTGAGATGTTGGGAGGTGGAGCAGTCAGGCAAAACAGTCCCCAAGGCTGCTCAGAGTATGACCGGACCTATATTGGATATTGCTTGGCATGAT GATGGCTCTAAAATATTCATGGCATCAACAGACAAGAGTGTGAAGTGCTGGGACCTAGCATCCAATGCTGCTGTCCAG GTAGCAGCTCACGACGCGCCGGTGAAGACATGCCACTGGATCAAGGCGCCGAGCTACACCTGCCTCATGACAGCTTCTTGGGATAAGACACTTAAG tttTGGGACACGCGCAGTTCAGTTCCAATCATGACAATCAATTTATCAGAGCGCTGCTATTGTGCAGATGTG GACTACCCGATGGCGGCGGTGGGTCTGGCGGACCGCGGCATCTGCCTGTACTCGCTGGAGGGCAAGCCGGCCGAGGTGAAGCGCGTGGAGTCGCCGCTCAAGTACCAGCACCGCTGCCTCGCCATCTTCCGCGACAAGAAGAGCAAGGCGCCGGCCGGCTTCGCGCTCGGCTCCGTCGAGGGCCGCGTGGCCATCCAGTACGTCAACCCCGCCAACCCCAAGGACAACTTCACCTTCAAGTGCCACCGTTCCGCCGGCACCACGGGCGGCTACCAG GACATATACGCGGTCAACGACATCGCGTTCCACCCGGTGCACGGCACGCTGGCCACGGTGGGGTCGGACGGCTCGTTCTCGTTCTGGGACAAGGACGCGCGCACCAAGCTCAAGTCCTTTGAGATGTTGGAGCAGCCGCTCACCAAGTGCGCCTTCAACCACACCGGACAGATTTTCGCCTACGCCATGGGCTATGACTGGTCCAAG GGCCATGAGCATTACAATCCAGCCAAGAAAAATTTCATCTACCTGCGACCATGCTTCGAGGACCTCAAACCACGCTCCACCTGA
- the LOC119836886 gene encoding SOSS complex subunit B homolog, translated as MSTEYVQIKDLKPGMKNINAIFIVLEVGPPTLTKEAREVRTLRVADASASVNLSVWDEPGALLQPGDIVRLTRGYASLWRQALTLYSGKSGDIQKVGEFCMLFNEQVNMSEPQPAPPPAAAGSQDRTNGAHTTGRNLPPTSQVSATGTQQMQSKNERFNQNSQEHSNKHQHKTYVRGRGHQRGNSRR; from the coding sequence ATGAGTACAGAGTACGTTCAAATTAAGGATTTAAAGCCGGGTATGAAGAATATAAACgcaatatttatagtattagagGTAGGACCTCCGACATTGACCAAGGAAGCGCGCGAGGTGCGTACGCTGCGCGTGGCGGACGCTTCAGCGTCAGTAAATCTATCCGTTTGGGATGAACCCGGCGCGCTTCTGCAGCCCGGTGACATCGTGCGTCTCACGCGCGGTTACGCTTCCCTATGGCGTCAGGCTCTCACTCTCTATTCTGGCAAATCAGGTGACATACAAAAAGTAGGAGAGTTTTGTATGCTGTTCAATGAACAAGTCAATATGAGTGAACCGCAGCCAGCTCCGCCACCCGCCGCTGCAGGGTCGCAAGACAGAACAAACGGAGCTCACACTACAGGAAGGAATTTACCACCCACATCACAGGTGTCTGCAACTGGTACACAACAAATGCAGTCCAAAAATGAACGGTTCAACCAAAACTCACAAGAACACAGCAACAAGCACCAGCACAAAACATATGTGCGGGGCCGTGGACACCAGAGAGGCAATAGCCGGCGGTAA